A single window of Leptospira koniambonensis DNA harbors:
- a CDS encoding LPS-assembly protein LptD, translating to MRPWIRNCLFLLFLPTLLWGQPVDLGPKGPGADANSEDDTQRSVVKTRNRLLNKSIEVLSEREVDEQLENLGLSREGSIYTRRKRLKAALGEKEDNKPDLAALAGTAKKDLPMVIENAAEGELMRVDQTKGGVLVLRGRVRIKLRSGTLEAETISVDSDRQEVYAEGGIKFEDGRAKITGDKFIYDYRLDKGVVYNTKGTVAPAYFFGEKIKKLDDKRYMLEMGYFTTCNAEKPHYSFKVDKVVLYQDRTVVGTNVRFQVGGTTVFWLPFFYNNNLGNGWTTQAGKNNTQGLFIQNSLQWSTIPSTSWTPMGYKARADFYEKTGQAFQLEMWRQSTNLNYLIDIGFANHKAYQITSGFEDRFANYGLGTSAVTNQVDKGNYWGTNIPNIGEDRDPWWKGRIFLNSKMNNTEKDVTRNLSVQYENFTNRLFEYEYGNRYQPSNSLQSLYTFRDVRYGYVRNNLEWKLDYTENRGDLSVNINMKRNMLFYNLSPLTKSGYFPTVDVLPSVTIKNSSEIARLPYFETPVYWDVYLTNTLMRFYGVPTQEKLKIPTSDGSYDNPNGDYKDNVLRTQNFLQGETGFRTSMNFGSYVSLAPSVYYGAKKQSAQLPAGSSDTVNTNFTSLERSLSRDSYQYFRTNTNLRIGAPVLFFNTTYRKLEAEKPELQDPILMKNRQHELELSLESYALENFEISLKTIRDLRTFSDEYQPQPTSQERWYYTVFRFAGYIDFLDGFSKRKRTLLERKRSFYTGIFFNNDFVYHTPLHRPLSNNFTLSYKMGGFRLPFLRYIRELEVGGTWYHIYYASMMDNYRIYAKASIDITREFGIEAEIDSRVTEPWRYTNQTDNYYYQRYILNTDPTSPFTSMNMNPTNLGQDIINGSGINGTQARQNTAMNVNRAMAVLKYNLHTMNFRLGLSSDLRSVPGGTTGASQVTFYDQSIFFSISLTDFSLGQEDSSQLSRIRLFRFRKRPLRAGYTEGVESE from the coding sequence ATGCGCCCCTGGATCCGAAATTGTCTATTTTTACTTTTTTTGCCTACCTTGCTTTGGGGGCAACCGGTCGACCTAGGCCCTAAGGGTCCTGGGGCCGATGCGAACTCTGAAGACGATACCCAAAGGTCTGTTGTTAAGACCAGAAACCGCCTTTTAAACAAATCCATCGAAGTACTTAGCGAAAGAGAAGTAGATGAGCAGTTGGAAAACCTGGGTCTTTCCAGAGAAGGTTCCATCTACACCAGACGTAAAAGATTAAAAGCTGCTTTAGGGGAGAAGGAAGATAATAAACCCGATCTCGCCGCGTTAGCCGGAACTGCGAAAAAAGATCTCCCGATGGTAATCGAGAACGCCGCCGAAGGTGAGCTCATGAGAGTGGACCAAACCAAGGGCGGAGTTTTGGTTCTAAGAGGTAGAGTTCGTATCAAGCTTAGATCCGGAACTCTAGAAGCAGAAACTATCTCTGTGGATTCAGATCGCCAAGAAGTGTACGCAGAAGGCGGGATCAAATTCGAAGATGGCCGAGCTAAGATCACTGGAGATAAATTCATCTACGATTATAGATTGGATAAAGGTGTTGTCTATAATACAAAAGGTACAGTTGCACCTGCTTATTTCTTCGGTGAAAAAATCAAAAAATTAGATGATAAACGTTATATGTTGGAGATGGGGTATTTCACAACATGTAATGCTGAAAAACCGCATTATTCTTTCAAAGTAGATAAGGTAGTTCTTTATCAGGATAGAACAGTTGTAGGAACTAATGTTCGATTCCAGGTAGGAGGTACAACAGTATTTTGGCTTCCATTCTTCTATAATAATAACCTGGGGAACGGTTGGACCACCCAAGCAGGTAAGAACAATACACAAGGTTTATTTATCCAAAACTCATTGCAATGGTCCACTATTCCTAGTACGTCCTGGACCCCAATGGGTTACAAAGCCAGAGCGGACTTCTACGAAAAGACAGGACAAGCCTTCCAACTGGAAATGTGGAGGCAAAGTACTAATCTAAACTATTTGATAGATATAGGTTTTGCAAATCACAAGGCCTACCAGATTACTTCCGGTTTTGAAGATAGATTTGCAAATTATGGTCTCGGAACAAGTGCAGTTACCAATCAAGTGGATAAGGGAAATTATTGGGGGACCAATATTCCTAATATTGGGGAGGATAGAGATCCTTGGTGGAAGGGTAGAATATTCTTAAATTCTAAAATGAATAATACGGAGAAGGATGTTACACGAAATCTTTCCGTTCAATATGAGAATTTTACAAATCGTTTATTCGAATACGAATACGGGAATAGATACCAACCAAGTAATAGTTTACAGTCATTATATACGTTCAGAGATGTTCGTTATGGTTATGTTCGTAACAACTTAGAGTGGAAATTGGATTATACGGAGAATAGGGGAGACCTTTCCGTTAATATCAACATGAAGAGAAATATGCTCTTCTATAACCTTTCTCCTCTTACCAAGTCTGGTTATTTCCCTACAGTGGATGTTCTTCCATCCGTTACGATCAAGAATAGTTCTGAGATTGCAAGACTTCCTTATTTCGAAACCCCAGTGTACTGGGATGTGTATTTAACAAATACATTGATGAGATTTTATGGAGTTCCTACCCAAGAGAAATTGAAAATACCTACCTCCGATGGAAGTTATGATAATCCAAACGGAGACTATAAAGATAATGTTCTAAGGACCCAAAACTTTTTACAAGGTGAGACTGGGTTTAGGACTTCTATGAATTTTGGAAGTTATGTGTCTTTGGCTCCGAGTGTTTATTATGGTGCTAAAAAACAATCTGCTCAATTGCCTGCGGGAAGTTCAGATACTGTTAATACGAATTTCACTTCCTTGGAAAGAAGTTTATCAAGGGATAGTTATCAATACTTTAGAACAAACACCAATTTGAGAATTGGTGCTCCTGTCCTGTTTTTTAATACAACTTATCGTAAATTAGAAGCGGAGAAGCCTGAATTGCAGGATCCAATTCTGATGAAAAATCGTCAGCATGAGTTGGAACTTTCTTTGGAAAGTTATGCTCTTGAGAATTTTGAAATTTCTCTTAAAACAATTCGAGATCTCAGGACTTTTTCAGATGAATACCAACCTCAACCTACAAGCCAGGAGAGATGGTATTATACAGTATTCCGTTTTGCAGGTTATATTGACTTCTTAGATGGATTTAGCAAACGAAAGAGAACTCTTTTAGAAAGAAAGAGAAGTTTTTACACAGGAATATTCTTTAATAACGATTTTGTGTATCATACACCTCTGCATCGTCCTTTATCCAATAACTTCACTCTTTCTTACAAGATGGGAGGCTTTAGGCTTCCATTCTTGAGATATATTCGTGAGCTGGAAGTCGGCGGGACCTGGTATCATATCTATTATGCTTCTATGATGGACAATTATAGGATCTATGCTAAGGCAAGTATAGATATCACAAGAGAGTTTGGTATTGAGGCAGAAATAGATTCTAGGGTTACTGAACCTTGGAGATACACAAACCAAACGGATAATTATTATTACCAAAGATATATTTTGAATACCGATCCAACTTCTCCATTTACTTCGATGAATATGAATCCTACGAATTTAGGTCAGGATATTATCAATGGTTCTGGGATTAATGGAACCCAAGCAAGACAAAACACCGCTATGAATGTCAACCGTGCAATGGCGGTCTTAAAATATAATCTTCACACTATGAATTTCAGATTAGGTCTAAGTAGTGATCTTAGATCTGTGCCTGGAGGAACTACTGGTGCAAGTCAGGTGACTTTTTACGACCAGTCTATATTCTTCTCCATATCTTTAACGGATTTCAGTTTAGGCCAGGAAGATTCTTCCCAACTTTCCAGGATCCGTCTATTTAGATTTAGAAAACGTCCTCTTAGAGCAGGTTACACAGAAGGAGTCGAGTCGGAATAA
- the cysS gene encoding cysteine--tRNA ligase, translating into MKEIRFHNSLSGNKEVFRPEFPDRVRVYSCGPTVYNFAHLGNLRAFLFVDLLRRALVAFGYKPDMTMNITDIDDKIIRESLAQGKEIREFTEPWVKAFQEDLESLNIQKLEHYPRATDSIPSMVEIIKHLQNQGLVYEKDGSLYYSISKFKNYGKLSKIDVSGMKTGTRYDTDEYDKDDVRDFVLWKFPKQDNEPSWETEIGSGRPGWHLECSAMVRDVYGSGVDIHTGGVDLTFPHHENEIAQSEGAYPEESFVKYWLHSEHLLVNGEKMAKSKGNFFTLRDLVKEGAEPKNIRFLLLSAHYRSKLNFTKERLEEASQSVSKIQNCINRLLDELSKSGKTFQVQGKVDIAVWDEFLESLADDLNISKFLASVFELVKDSNQYLDQNSSAENEITKRLELFYKIDSILGVLSFERKVEVLDSEIDELVRQRQEARKNKNFAESDRLRDKLNELGIIIEDTKEGLRWKRK; encoded by the coding sequence ATGAAAGAAATCCGTTTCCATAATTCTCTTAGCGGAAACAAAGAAGTATTTCGTCCGGAGTTTCCAGACAGAGTCAGAGTATATTCCTGCGGACCTACAGTTTATAATTTTGCTCACCTCGGAAATTTACGCGCGTTCTTATTCGTAGATTTGCTTAGACGTGCCTTAGTCGCATTCGGTTATAAACCGGATATGACAATGAACATCACCGATATCGATGATAAGATCATCCGTGAATCCTTGGCACAAGGAAAAGAGATCAGAGAATTTACAGAACCTTGGGTAAAAGCATTCCAAGAAGATTTAGAATCTCTGAATATTCAAAAATTAGAACATTATCCTAGAGCGACTGATTCTATTCCTTCTATGGTGGAGATCATAAAACATCTCCAAAATCAAGGTTTAGTCTATGAAAAAGACGGAAGTTTGTATTATTCCATCTCCAAATTTAAGAATTATGGAAAACTTTCCAAAATTGATGTAAGCGGGATGAAAACCGGTACTCGTTACGATACTGACGAATACGATAAAGACGATGTAAGAGACTTCGTTCTTTGGAAATTCCCGAAACAAGACAACGAACCTTCTTGGGAGACTGAAATAGGTTCCGGAAGACCTGGCTGGCATTTAGAATGTTCGGCAATGGTGCGTGACGTGTATGGTTCCGGAGTGGATATCCATACCGGAGGAGTGGATCTTACCTTCCCCCACCATGAAAATGAAATTGCACAAAGTGAAGGCGCTTATCCAGAAGAATCATTCGTAAAGTATTGGCTGCATTCTGAACATCTACTCGTAAACGGAGAAAAGATGGCCAAGTCCAAGGGAAACTTTTTTACCCTGAGAGATTTGGTAAAAGAAGGAGCGGAACCCAAGAATATCCGATTCCTCCTACTTTCTGCACATTACAGAAGTAAATTAAACTTCACAAAAGAAAGATTAGAAGAAGCTTCACAGTCAGTTTCTAAGATCCAAAACTGTATCAATCGATTATTAGATGAATTATCTAAGTCCGGGAAAACATTCCAAGTACAAGGGAAAGTAGATATAGCTGTATGGGACGAATTTTTAGAAAGTCTTGCAGATGATCTAAACATATCTAAATTTTTGGCTTCTGTTTTTGAATTGGTTAAAGATTCAAATCAATACTTGGATCAAAATTCTTCAGCTGAAAATGAGATCACCAAAAGACTAGAATTATTTTACAAAATAGATTCCATCTTAGGAGTTTTAAGTTTCGAAAGAAAGGTAGAAGTTTTAGATTCTGAGATAGATGAATTAGTAAGACAAAGACAAGAAGCCCGCAAAAACAAAAACTTTGCAGAATCAGACAGACTCAGAGATAAATTGAACGAGTTAGGAATTATAATCGAAGACACAAAAGAAGGTCTTCGCTGGAAAAGAAAATGA
- the hisF gene encoding imidazole glycerol phosphate synthase subunit HisF, with protein MSELAARIIPCLDIKDGRVVKGVNFVNLVDAGDPVESAVVYEKNLADELCFLDITASSDKRDILIHLVEAVAERIFIPFTVGGGIRTLDDVKAVLEKGADKVSINTAAFQNPDLLRASSEIYGSQCIVCAVDVKFHPDRQRYEVFLHGGRTETGRDALDWGKEAQERGAGEILLTSMDRDGTKKGFDIQLLKSFSSNLEIPIIASGGAGNPEHMVEAILRGKADAVLAASIFHFGEFTIRETKENMQEMGIKVRL; from the coding sequence ATGAGTGAACTCGCCGCGAGAATTATTCCCTGCCTGGACATCAAAGACGGCAGGGTAGTCAAAGGAGTGAATTTCGTAAATCTTGTGGATGCGGGAGATCCAGTTGAGTCTGCAGTCGTTTACGAAAAAAATCTCGCGGACGAGTTATGCTTCTTAGACATCACAGCTTCTAGCGACAAACGAGATATTTTAATCCATTTGGTAGAAGCAGTTGCAGAAAGGATATTTATCCCTTTCACTGTTGGTGGAGGAATTCGCACATTAGATGATGTGAAAGCGGTTTTAGAAAAAGGAGCAGATAAGGTTTCCATTAATACTGCTGCTTTCCAAAATCCGGACCTTCTTCGTGCCTCCTCAGAAATTTACGGTTCGCAATGTATCGTATGCGCAGTAGATGTAAAATTCCATCCAGACAGACAAAGATATGAAGTGTTCCTACACGGCGGAAGAACTGAAACAGGACGAGACGCACTCGATTGGGGAAAAGAAGCCCAGGAGAGAGGCGCTGGAGAAATTTTGCTCACATCCATGGATCGTGATGGAACTAAAAAGGGTTTCGATATCCAACTTCTAAAATCATTTTCTTCTAATTTAGAAATTCCTATTATTGCAAGTGGTGGAGCCGGAAATCCGGAACATATGGTAGAAGCAATCCTAAGAGGAAAAGCAGATGCAGTGCTCGCAGCATCCATTTTTCATTTTGGAGAATTTACTATCAGAGAGACCAAAGAAAATATGCAAGAAATGGGGATCAAAGTCAGACTCTAA
- the gatA gene encoding Asp-tRNA(Asn)/Glu-tRNA(Gln) amidotransferase subunit GatA: MKELWKLKYSDIKKSLNSGEFTPTDLIQSLISRIEAEDSKIKAFLSWEKESILKAAAESTERRKSGKPLSEFDGIPIGVKDNICIENTITSCASKILENYRSPFHATAIEKLLAKGFVLIPRANMDEFAMGSSTENSAYQVTKNPFDTARIPGGSSGGSAAAVAASFVPVALGSDTGGSVRQPASLCGIYGLKPTYGTVSRYGLVAYASSLDQIGPLSKDIDGIIDVYSVISGKDQRDATSKNIPAFDPSKVKELPWKGLRIGKMKITSEIEPDIAKAYESLLAELESKGAQLVDLDFSLLSNSIPIYYIIATAECSSNLSRFDGIRFGQRKDPSGKLEDLYVTSRSEGFGKEVQRRILLGTFSLSAGYYDAYYGRAQKARVLIKKEYESYFSKVDLILQPTSPTTAFKVGEKTSDPIQMYKADILTTSVNLAGVPAMSVPIGTDSKGLPIGLQITAPALHEDKIFGFAKMISDWASKVQLPETIK; the protein is encoded by the coding sequence ATGAAAGAACTTTGGAAATTAAAATATTCTGATATTAAAAAAAGTTTAAATTCAGGAGAATTTACTCCTACAGATTTAATCCAATCTTTGATCTCTCGTATAGAGGCAGAAGATTCTAAAATTAAAGCATTTCTTTCTTGGGAAAAAGAAAGTATCTTAAAGGCTGCTGCGGAAAGTACTGAAAGAAGAAAATCAGGCAAACCTCTCTCCGAATTTGATGGAATTCCAATCGGAGTGAAAGATAATATTTGCATTGAGAATACGATCACTTCTTGCGCTTCTAAAATTTTAGAAAATTATCGTTCTCCATTTCATGCGACTGCTATTGAAAAACTTTTAGCAAAAGGTTTTGTTCTTATTCCAAGAGCGAATATGGATGAGTTTGCTATGGGTTCTTCTACAGAGAATTCTGCTTATCAGGTAACTAAAAATCCATTTGATACTGCGAGAATTCCAGGTGGATCCTCAGGAGGATCGGCTGCAGCGGTTGCTGCTTCTTTTGTGCCTGTTGCACTTGGTTCTGATACTGGAGGGTCCGTTAGGCAGCCTGCATCTCTTTGTGGGATTTATGGTCTAAAACCAACTTACGGAACTGTTTCCAGATATGGACTCGTGGCTTATGCCTCTAGCTTGGATCAGATCGGTCCATTGTCCAAAGATATCGACGGTATTATCGACGTGTATTCAGTAATCTCTGGTAAAGACCAGAGAGATGCTACTTCTAAAAATATTCCTGCATTCGATCCTTCTAAGGTAAAAGAACTTCCTTGGAAAGGTTTGAGAATAGGGAAGATGAAAATCACTTCTGAGATTGAACCTGATATTGCAAAAGCATATGAGTCTCTTTTAGCGGAGTTAGAATCGAAAGGTGCTCAACTTGTGGACCTGGATTTTTCTCTTCTATCTAATTCTATTCCGATCTATTATATTATCGCTACTGCAGAATGTTCCTCAAATCTTTCTAGATTTGATGGGATCCGTTTTGGACAAAGAAAAGATCCAAGCGGTAAACTGGAAGATCTATATGTAACAAGCAGAAGTGAAGGTTTTGGTAAAGAAGTCCAAAGAAGGATCTTACTCGGAACATTCTCCTTATCTGCTGGATATTACGATGCGTATTATGGAAGAGCACAGAAAGCTCGTGTTCTGATCAAAAAAGAATACGAAAGTTATTTTTCTAAAGTGGATCTAATCCTTCAGCCGACTTCTCCTACAACTGCATTCAAAGTGGGGGAAAAAACCTCTGATCCGATCCAAATGTATAAGGCAGATATCTTAACTACTTCTGTAAATTTGGCTGGAGTTCCTGCAATGTCTGTTCCGATCGGGACTGATTCCAAAGGACTTCCGATCGGTTTACAGATCACTGCTCCTGCTCTGCATGAAGATAAAATATTCGGTTTTGCTAAAATGATCTCTGACTGGGCTTCTAAGGTTCAGTTGCCTGAAACGATCAAATGA
- a CDS encoding undecaprenyl-phosphate glucose phosphotransferase: protein MLKERSQTFKLLFVFLDLIFSLGSCGFAFLLRFYVGDPTGIDRSYIDLESYFILGSVLSVSQVIVFLFIDLYHPRRGLSFLDEFLAIFGGVFLNLLFVLSMLFFFRGDFGSERFSRSFILVFAGTNIFSIGLLHLLARQFLRYLRSKGYNLRRVLVIGTRETAARFADSVQRHQIYGYQIIGYVSSGSSKAIRKDMVLLGKTDKIEKVLSEIKPDLVVYALNNAEGDCLETVLDACDTEGIDLKVIPGFQEFIKAKGRVDEMDGLPVISIRNIPVRLGYNRVIKRSFDILFSLFFIILFSPVFLIIALLIKLTSRGPVFYHQERVGLDNKSFKMLKFRSMVVQTKSQSETTWTVQNDPRVTTIGKILRKTSLDEIPQFFNVLLGDMSVVGPRPERPHFVEKFKTDHRHYMRRHAVKAGITGLAQVQGLRGDTSIDDRIDADIYYIENWSLWLDIKIILLTPLKGVMDKNAY, encoded by the coding sequence ATGCTGAAAGAGAGAAGCCAAACTTTTAAATTATTATTCGTCTTCTTGGACCTGATCTTCTCGTTGGGAAGTTGTGGTTTCGCATTCCTACTTCGTTTTTATGTAGGAGATCCAACAGGAATAGATAGATCTTATATTGATCTAGAAAGTTATTTTATATTAGGCTCTGTACTTTCCGTTTCGCAAGTAATCGTTTTCTTATTCATAGATCTATATCATCCAAGAAGAGGTTTATCTTTCTTAGATGAGTTCCTTGCAATTTTTGGAGGAGTGTTCTTAAATTTACTCTTCGTGTTATCCATGTTATTCTTCTTTAGAGGAGATTTTGGAAGCGAAAGATTTTCTCGTTCTTTCATTTTAGTTTTTGCAGGAACAAATATCTTTTCGATCGGGCTTCTTCATCTTCTCGCCCGCCAATTCCTAAGATATCTGAGAAGCAAGGGATATAATTTACGTAGGGTACTTGTGATTGGAACAAGAGAAACCGCGGCTCGTTTTGCGGACTCAGTGCAAAGACATCAGATCTATGGATATCAGATCATAGGTTATGTAAGTTCAGGAAGTTCAAAGGCAATTCGCAAGGATATGGTGCTTTTAGGAAAGACGGACAAGATCGAAAAAGTTTTGTCTGAGATCAAACCTGATCTGGTTGTTTATGCTTTGAATAATGCAGAAGGAGACTGTCTGGAAACAGTTTTAGATGCATGTGATACAGAAGGTATCGACTTAAAAGTGATCCCTGGCTTCCAAGAGTTTATTAAGGCAAAAGGAAGAGTGGATGAGATGGACGGTCTTCCCGTTATTTCCATCCGAAATATTCCTGTACGTTTAGGTTATAATCGAGTTATCAAAAGAAGTTTTGATATTCTATTCTCTCTTTTCTTCATCATTCTTTTTTCACCGGTATTTTTGATCATTGCTCTACTGATCAAATTAACTTCTAGAGGTCCTGTATTCTATCACCAAGAAAGAGTAGGGCTGGACAATAAAAGTTTTAAGATGCTTAAGTTTAGAAGTATGGTTGTCCAGACCAAGTCCCAGTCAGAGACCACGTGGACTGTCCAAAATGATCCAAGAGTGACCACGATTGGTAAGATCCTTCGTAAGACCTCCCTTGACGAAATACCTCAGTTTTTTAATGTGCTTTTAGGAGATATGTCCGTGGTGGGTCCAAGACCCGAAAGACCTCATTTTGTCGAAAAATTCAAAACGGATCATAGACATTATATGAGAAGGCATGCGGTCAAGGCTGGAATTACTGGTCTTGCGCAAGTGCAGGGTCTTAGAGGAGACACTTCTATCGATGATAGAATTGATGCGGATATCTACTATATAGAAAACTGGTCTCTTTGGTTGGATATTAAAATCATCCTTCTTACACCTTTAAAGGGTGTGATGGATAAGAACGCCTATTAA
- a CDS encoding esterase/lipase family protein: MKRFLSFRTLFLFFTILSFGNCEYLQDRITPSDSKSLGDQLKDYLISGFFAEQNHALYKFSTVIPNLQPENLSPLYFQDPYFQRDNRPKIVFIHGWDFAERQTDPPTDFNKKVTNLLGTWNQGLAFVTDNATPPSNYTGSVYDNFEIYVFTYRTSDYIEVNGRRFIDSLNAAFNSSDKVVVVAHSMGGLVSRAAIQHANNTEDVIDHIVSLGTPYYGSPYSSPQYTGNLSSIGTIIKFMTDTPGGQGLAYTNGISSGVTAINPPITDGTDQAFNFFLESMIANTSKDSITTVYGGNMGSGNCSDTDHAATYRAACVVITNGDPMFTQSDGIVPLDSALLNGRAGFDHTVSNMDHSQMSFRNEGGQAGGLTAVKTHFDNVFNEVFLIVSGL; encoded by the coding sequence ATGAAAAGATTTTTATCCTTCAGAACTCTGTTCTTATTTTTTACAATTCTATCTTTTGGGAATTGTGAGTATCTCCAGGACAGAATCACCCCTTCTGACAGTAAATCATTAGGAGACCAGCTTAAGGATTATCTCATCTCTGGTTTCTTTGCAGAACAGAACCACGCTCTGTATAAATTTTCTACTGTGATCCCTAACTTGCAGCCTGAAAATCTTTCTCCTCTATATTTCCAAGACCCTTATTTTCAGAGGGATAACAGACCTAAGATAGTATTCATACATGGTTGGGATTTTGCAGAAAGGCAAACAGATCCTCCTACTGATTTTAATAAAAAAGTAACAAACCTACTTGGGACCTGGAACCAAGGGCTTGCATTTGTTACCGATAATGCAACACCTCCCAGCAACTATACAGGGAGCGTATATGATAATTTTGAAATATATGTTTTTACCTATAGAACTTCCGATTACATCGAAGTAAACGGAAGAAGATTTATAGATTCCTTAAATGCTGCATTTAACTCTTCTGATAAGGTCGTTGTCGTGGCTCACTCGATGGGAGGATTAGTTTCCAGAGCTGCAATCCAACATGCAAATAATACTGAGGACGTGATAGATCATATTGTAAGCTTAGGAACTCCTTATTATGGATCTCCATACTCTTCACCACAATATACCGGAAATTTGAGTTCGATAGGAACAATCATCAAATTTATGACAGATACTCCCGGCGGACAAGGTCTTGCCTATACGAACGGGATCAGTTCCGGAGTGACTGCGATCAACCCTCCCATCACGGATGGGACCGACCAAGCGTTTAACTTCTTTTTAGAAAGTATGATCGCAAATACTTCCAAAGACTCCATTACAACTGTTTACGGCGGTAATATGGGCTCTGGAAATTGCAGCGACACTGACCATGCTGCTACCTATCGAGCGGCTTGTGTTGTAATCACAAATGGAGATCCAATGTTTACTCAATCGGACGGAATTGTTCCTTTAGATTCTGCGCTCTTGAATGGAAGAGCGGGGTTCGATCATACTGTTTCGAATATGGATCATTCTCAAATGTCTTTTAGGAATGAGGGCGGGCAAGCTGGTGGACTGACAGCTGTAAAAACACATTTTGATAATGTGTTCAATGAAGTTTTTTTAATCGTGAGTGGGTTGTAG
- the rlmB gene encoding 23S rRNA (guanosine(2251)-2'-O)-methyltransferase RlmB, producing the protein MSRQEYIYGRRNIREILERHLEKGSELSFQEIWLTSGAKKELEEILSELGDKLLIKEASPSKLDKMAPGVNHQGVLALRIQLHSGDKKSFDSHLENCKGPILVLDRIQDPGNLGNILRTAECFGVETVLIPDRDSSGITPAVEKVASGALAYLNVFKVGNLAQILEKLQKRNFWVVSTSDKGTEDWSKIPAWEELVILMGNEGEGLKRILMEKSDFTVRIPLHGHISSLNVTVATGIVLDRLKNRPK; encoded by the coding sequence ATGAGCCGCCAGGAATATATCTACGGAAGAAGAAATATCCGAGAAATTCTGGAACGACATCTCGAAAAAGGTTCCGAACTTTCCTTCCAAGAAATTTGGCTAACTTCTGGAGCCAAAAAAGAATTAGAAGAAATTCTTTCCGAATTAGGAGACAAACTTCTAATCAAAGAAGCGTCCCCGAGTAAGTTAGATAAAATGGCTCCCGGTGTGAATCACCAGGGTGTGCTTGCACTTAGAATACAACTACATTCCGGAGATAAAAAATCATTCGATTCTCACCTGGAAAATTGTAAGGGACCAATCCTGGTTTTGGATCGTATCCAAGATCCTGGTAACCTGGGAAATATTTTAAGAACGGCAGAATGTTTCGGAGTAGAAACAGTTCTTATTCCAGATAGAGATTCCTCAGGTATCACGCCTGCAGTGGAAAAAGTAGCTTCAGGTGCACTCGCCTATTTAAATGTTTTTAAAGTAGGAAACCTCGCACAAATATTAGAAAAATTGCAAAAACGAAATTTTTGGGTCGTTTCTACTTCCGACAAAGGAACAGAAGATTGGTCCAAAATTCCAGCTTGGGAAGAACTCGTGATCCTAATGGGAAATGAAGGAGAAGGTCTGAAAAGGATTCTAATGGAGAAATCGGATTTTACAGTCCGCATCCCACTTCATGGTCATATCTCCTCTTTAAATGTGACAGTCGCCACAGGCATCGTATTAGATCGTTTAAAAAACCGACCGAAGTAA
- the gatC gene encoding Asp-tRNA(Asn)/Glu-tRNA(Gln) amidotransferase subunit GatC has product MNLNEESLQKIAELSRLKIDPKDIQNFLTDFNKVLNYVDTITELNVSSVSDEDLYPNEGNSVRPDKAAEGLSRSQIESFAPSFQNGYFVVPKVIET; this is encoded by the coding sequence GTGAACCTAAACGAAGAATCCCTTCAAAAAATCGCAGAGTTATCTAGGCTCAAAATAGATCCTAAGGATATCCAAAACTTCCTTACGGATTTTAACAAAGTATTGAATTATGTGGATACGATCACTGAGTTAAATGTGAGTTCTGTATCTGATGAGGACTTATATCCGAACGAAGGAAATTCAGTTCGCCCGGATAAAGCGGCAGAAGGTTTAAGCCGTTCTCAGATAGAATCCTTCGCCCCTAGTTTCCAAAACGGATACTTCGTGGTTCCAAAGGTGATCGAAACATGA